The genomic interval AGGCAAGGGCTATGGGGCAGCAGGAAAagcaggatggatggatggagatggGCCATGGGACCAGAGTCCTACCTGAGGTGCCAATACTGATGCCACAAACTTCATCATCCTGACACTCGGTGGGAACAGGGTAGCAGGGTTTGGCAAAGCTGCAGGTGTAACAGTGAAGCCGTCCACGGGTGGGGGGCCTGGTGAGACCTGGAGGATCAGCAGAGATCAAGAGAGGCCAACAGGCCCGTGAGAGGCTCCATCCCAGATATGCGACAGGGATTCACAGAGAGAGGTGAGACACAAAGTAGGGAGAGGGAAGTggtgaaagggaaggagaagagcaGGCAGAAGTAGAAAAAGAGACACGGGGGTTGGGGGACaactcaggaaaagagaaagacacagaggcaAGAGAGATACAGAGGTTATAAGAAATGCACAGACATGATGGAAGCCAATAGAGTCAGAGAGAGTGACACAAAATGCCAGACCGGGGAAGCGGGGGCAGTGGTGAAGAGGTTAAGCAAACAGCGCCACAGACAAGAGCAAATCAGAACTGTCCCTGCCCAGCAAAGAAGCAAGAGATGAGATAAGGGACAGGGGAAACAGAGGTCAGAGGCATGTCAAAGAGATGCTGCAGGGAAAAGATAGTTATTCTCAAATGTCTTTGGAAAGAAACTTCTTATTCCACCTTTGCCTGGCCTCAGGCCATTCCCAGTAGCTCTTCCTTCTAAAGCCCATACAACTCTCTTCTCCAGTCTTCCCACTTCTCCCCACGGGCCCACCCTTACCCAGTGCCCCACAGAGGAACAGGATACACAGGCAGATGCTGGAGGTGTCCATGGCTGGACCCAGGGCTCAGGAGTCTGGAAGAATGTGATCTGCACCTCGAGATCCCGAGAGTTGGAGCATCTGAGCGAGACAGGGAGGGACCAGTAAACAAACACACCTAGGGAGTGAATCTGGGGGGCGGAACCAGGACCAGATCCACCAGCCTGATGCGGTTGGGTCCTAGGCCCTCTGCTTCAGCGTCCCACATCTCTCACATCCTCCCTGCCCCCTACTTTTTAGCCTGCTCAAGTCTTCTGGGTCTTCTCTGTTCTGTGTTTGTTACTCTCGGCTGTGGCTGCGTCTGCCACTTCAGAGTTATGTCTGTCaccttcccccactcctccctccctctcctcctctcaagCTGTTCTCAGCTCTGTCAACTCAGCTCACTGTCTTTGTTTGctccatttttctcctctccattcACTGAGTATTTCAAGGTCATCTTCCTCGAAAGTCCTGGCCCAGAATGGTTCCAGTGTGATGTTTAAATGTGGAATGAACACTAGCATCTTCCACCTGCCCCTCACACAAAGCTCAGCTGTCTGAGACCCCACCCAGCTTCAGATCCCTTTGATCCCCCCAAGCCTCAACATTTGTACCCCACAATTATCCCTCCCAGCTTTACTACCACGGAGGGAGGAATTAATCATGGGTGGGGCCAGAGGGACAGATGTGTTTCCACAAGGGGAGGGGGTGGCTCAGAAAGACTTGGAAGGAATGTGGGGATAAGATTTAGAGGGTGGTGGTAGATTCTGGAAAACTGGGGTTTAAGGCATTGGGGCAGAGGAGACAGATCTccgaaactttttttttttaatcttaggacCTCttcacacacttaaaaattactgaagacctaaaagagtttttctttgtGGGAGTTAATGTTGGTATTTACTatattagaaatcaaaacagagcattttaaataggtttatttaaaaataaaaataaaaaatctattaCATGTTAACAAAACATAGTTTTGAGAAAAGTAACTTCTTTCCCAACAACATAGAAAAGCAGTATCGCTCCACACTTTGGGGGATTACATAAAAGTCGGGCTTAATAGAAGATGGTCAGGTTTTCACATCTGCTTCTGCACAAAGTCTGTTGGGATATGTTGTTTTGGTGGAAGTATAAAGAAAATCTGACCTCACAGAGATAGGAAGTTGGAAAAGGAAGACCACTGAGGACCTTCTATAAGGGTCTTAGGGCCAGGAGTTCTGGGGACACAGCTTTAGAACGGCTGCTGAGGATGGAAGAATCTGGGGACTCCAGAGGATGCTGAGGGCTCTTCCTGCCATGGgggcccctccctgtccccactggAGCCCCAGTGCCCTCTGGGGGAgattctttcccccctttttattgCCCTATAaagcccaaggcaagagggataTAAGgctggcagggcagggccagggagggggttgggagagagaggTGATCCTGACACAGGCAGAGGCAATGAACTCCCCAGTTGTTGGAATCCTGCTTGGCACCCTGCTGGGGACTGCCTTGGGTAAGGAGGCAGCcaaggcccctccccctctgccaaGTGGCTCCTATGTCAGCCCGTCAGCCCGGGTCAAGCACCTCTTCTCTCCTGCCAGGAAACTATATGAGGTGCTACGACTGCAAAGGAGGCCCCGGCAGTTACTGCAAAGAAACCGTGGCCACCTGCAGGGAAGGAGAGCGCTGTGGCTTCCTGGAGCGCAAACCCCAGCCAGGCCTGGAACAGAACAAGCTGTCCGGAAATCGTGagtcctcagtttctccctcttcccccagcccttccctgcctccagctcctACTTCGATCCTTCTGGTTTCCAGAAACGTCTAGGCTCAGTCTGGCTCTGGGCAGATGGTGCCATGGCAGAGCAGAGCAGTCTGGAGCCCCTCTGGCTCTGGCACTGAGCCCCTCAGCAGCCAGCTGTCCATGTGTTCCTACCTCCTCCTCTTAACTCTCCAGGGTTTCAGAGGCCCATTCACTCACAAATGATTGAAAAAGTTCTGGcccttgaaggcagggaccaaAATAGTAATCCAAACTTGCAGACATTAGATAAgaaccaggtgtgtgtgtgtatgtgtgtgcgtgtgtgcgtgtgtgtgtgtgattttgaaataatttttgaaaactatttagTATAAATAGTATAGAGAGTTCCTGTATATCCTTCACCTCCCTTCttctaatgttaacattttatataaccacagtacaattatcgaaatcagaaaataacaataacacTGGTACAGTACTACCAACTAATCTACAGACCTTATTCAGTTCAGCCCATTGTTCGAGGCATGTCTTTTTCCCCATCCTGTACTGGAGCCAAACCAGACGAGAGTCCACCTGCTGCGCAGCAAGACAATAAAAACTGACACCGAGCTCTTGCAGCGAAGAAAGATATGCCATTTGTTGGTGTGGAGCCACCCAGGATAATGGGGAGCTGATGCTCCAAagtcccaccccatccccaaacACTTGCCCATGAAGGTTTTTGAGGACAAAAGTGGGGATGGGGGTCTCCTGAGAAAGTGGACACTGTTGACTAGAAGTCATGAGGTCATGCTAGCAGGTGTTCTGGTGCTACTTCGTCTGGTCCCTGGATATCTCTTTCATCTCAAGAGACTTGTAAtctcaaaaatatctttattctttatgttaGAGATTTCATTAGGTACATCTAATGATTATATCTTTAGGATAGTGCTGATTTAATTAGCTACTTGTTCTACAGGTTCCTTTGAATGAGAAGCAAGCATTTCTATCCCTTGAGCCTAGGCTGTGTGTTCCTTTGGCCGGCCCCAGCTGTGCCTGTGACTGATAGGACACTGCAGTGTTCATTTTTGCAGTCTCCTCCAATCAGTGACAGTTTTGAGTCTGTCTTCCCTGACCTTTACACTTTTGAAGAGTCCTGATAAGTTATTTTATAGACCATTTCTCAATTTAGATCTATTTAGTATTGTCTCATGATTTCTGGACAACAGTCATGAGTTTTGCAAGAACAGCACAGAAGTGATGTTGGTCCGTTTTAGTGCATTGAATTAGAGGTCACAATGTCAGCGTGTGAACTTTGGTCATTTGGTTTCATGGAGGTATTTTTCTGAGGGGGCAGAGAATCCCTTTGGGCTCCTTGAAGTTACATCCGCTCTGCCCTAGAGGACAAGTCCCCAAGCGAAGACTCCAACACCCTAACCTCATTCTCTCCTCAGCCTCAGTGACCTTGATTCATCACTATCCAGCCTGCATGGCAGCCCATCATTGCAATCAAGTGGAAACAGAGTTGGTGGGAGATGTGACTTACACAACCCACAGAGACTGCTGCGTCGGAGACCTGTGCAACAGCGCTGTGGCAAACACTGTGGCCCTGCCATGCTTCCTAGCTGCAACAGTCACCACACTGGCCTGGCTCTTGCCAGTATTGTAAAGAGGGAAGTAGGctcgggggaagggaagggagcaaAGGAGCAAGGGAACAAAGGAGAGCCAAGGTGAGAAGACAAACAGCCCTTTGTGAGCCATTAAAATCTATCCACCAACCTAGAACTGACTGGAAAATTCTATCTTGGGTTGATGGGAGAATTGCAGGAGTATTATGGGGGCATCCATGCTCTAGTTTAGGGGTTATCAAG from Suricata suricatta isolate VVHF042 chromosome 7, meerkat_22Aug2017_6uvM2_HiC, whole genome shotgun sequence carries:
- the LY6G6D gene encoding lymphocyte antigen 6 complex locus protein G6d isoform X1; translated protein: MRQGFTERGNYMRCYDCKGGPGSYCKETVATCREGERCGFLERKPQPGLEQNKLSGNPSVTLIHHYPACMAAHHCNQVETELVGDVTYTTHRDCCVGDLCNSAVANTVALPCFLAATVTTLAWLLPVL
- the LY6G6D gene encoding lymphocyte antigen 6 complex locus protein G6d isoform X2; translated protein: MRCYDCKGGPGSYCKETVATCREGERCGFLERKPQPGLEQNKLSGNPSVTLIHHYPACMAAHHCNQVETELVGDVTYTTHRDCCVGDLCNSAVANTVALPCFLAATVTTLAWLLPVL